One Camelus ferus isolate YT-003-E chromosome 19, BCGSAC_Cfer_1.0, whole genome shotgun sequence genomic window, TAGACAAACATCTGCAACGGGAGACACTTTTACCTCCTTCCAACCTTTATGCCTTtcattttaacttacttttaaatgtGCCAGACACCATATAGAGCCCCTTCATGGAATGTGCTGTCCGTAAGGGAGCATATTTTCAATGCTGGTTGTATAAAAGTACTAAACAGCTGTGCACTAGAAATCGAAAAGAATTGAAGTACACCCATTTTTCCCTGTGTGGCATCTTAAACTTCTAGCACAGACAGGAAGATGCATTTAATGGGAAGAAAAGGTGTGTATGCAGGAGTAAGAACCCGCCCTGGGCGTAGCAGAAGTGTGTGGAGGCAGTGTTCCTTCTGCACCTCCCTACCTGCTGTGGCCCCTTTGCTGTGGGTGCAGGTTGAGGACTTTGTTTTGCTGACTCCCTGTGGGGCTGCATGGCCGGCATGTGTTCTGTGTGTGTAATCTTAGCTTATGCTCTGGCAGAGCAGTGGATTGGTAAGTGCTGCTTGTTGTGTGTACAGCTGTATTAAGGTGCTTCACTCTAAAAAGTGGAAGATCTATTAGATCTGGCTGCTTTGTTTGCAGCAGAGGTTTCCTGTCTCTGAAGATAGTATTCTTGAGAGAGACACCAGAGTTAGGGAATGGCTGCCTTGTGCCAGCACTTCTAGTGCCTGAAGAAGCATCTCAGGTAGCCTGAGAGGTGGCTGCCCTCAGTCTGGTGGCTCAAACCATCTTTACTGAACCTATTAGAGAAGACATGTTGTATCCACggattccccctccccctttcccataAACCTGCCCTTTCACCCTTGCTTCCTCCCTCAGTGGAGACCTCTGCCCtgttttctcccctcccacctcttaCTTGACACTGTGACCACCTTTTGTCTCTGGCAGATATCAACCTGAACTCTCCCAACAAAGGTCTGCTCTCCGACTCCATGACGGATGTCCCTGTTGACACAGCAGTGGCTGCCCAGGCTCCTGCTGTTCAGGGTCTGacggaggctgaggaggaggagctaAGGGCCGAGCTTGCAAAGGTGCTGTGTCTTGGCCATCCATTGTGGGTGACTGCGAGGCTCTCTCAGGCTAACGAGGGGCCAGAGTGCTGGCTGTGCCCTGGAGAAGGTGCCCTGGAAGGTTGTCCTGGGGGCCCCACAGAAACTGCTCTCTGCACCCTTTGTCTGTATGTGTCTGGCACCTTGTAGGTGCTCCCAGAGGAGCTGGTCCACATGGGGACAATGGCTCGGAGCATACTATCTACTGGGAGTTCCTCTTGGAATTAACATGACATTTTCAAGACCCCACAGATGTAGCTGCCCCTggactttcattttccttttaaaaatgcttgtcttgttaaaaaaaaaaaaagctttaagtgACCGTTTTAAAGCGAGAGTGTCTTGAGAGGAAATAGAGATTAAGAATTAAAGCCTCtaagtataatttttattcaGACCAACTGCCAAGAGTGTTTCTTTTGCAGCATGATATGGAGTCTGATAGTGACTCACTTGAGATTCCAGAATCTGGGGAAATGAAGTCGTCAGCACCTGACCGTAGCGTCCAGTCAGGCAGAGGCTGGAACACGCTGAGCACGGTTCTCCCCTCTTGCCTTCAGAGACGAGCACATCTGCATACATTCTGGGTCCAACCCTAGGTCTGAGCAGGGCTGGTCGTTCTCAGCCTCAACCTCAGCCCCGGGACAAGGTTTCAGATCACAGAGAAAGAGTGTGGCTATTTCTGAACTGAACAAAAGTTAAGGGAGAAGCAGCGAGAAGTCCCAGGAGACTTACACTTTGCCCTTTATCTCAGAACTTGTTGGTTTGGAGAATAAAACCAGAGTCTTTTCAGAGTCAGGCTGCAAAGCAAAGAGCTCTTGTGTCACTTCACATTTAGGCTTGCGTGTGCACGTGCTGTTAAGCCCCCGTTGGTCCAGGCACCGTAAATGGAACACTGTAGTCTCCGTTGTCCTTGCTGGTGTGACTGATAACAGTTTGGCTTTAGATGACCCTgtagttttgggggttttgttttaatattttctaaagcaaaatcTGGTGATATGCAGGGTTCTAGGCTGTTGCTGGTGCCTTCATCCAAACAGTCACTGTTTAAAGAAAGGGACTTTTTTTGGTAATGGCTGTCCATGTAGATGCTGAAAGTATGGAGAACTCTAAGATAGGAAGGTTTCAAAGGATGCTCCCTTTTATGGTTACAttcttttattctgaaatataaGGTTCCAGTCTTTATCGTCAAGATTGTTTCTGACttcaatgaaacaaacaaagaTTGTTTCTGTTGCCCAACTCAGACTGCACGAAAGGGAATTTGCCTTTGCcaaggcctggggctgccctcaGGAACACAGATGTCATAAAAGGTTGTTTCTCTGTCACGTGGGTCTCTGGCCGTCTGTCCATCTGTCAGCTCTACTTCCTTCCCACTGCCTATGAAATTACCCCGTGGTGCAGATGGGACCTGGCTGCCAGCAGTTCCACTCTCTGAGATCCAGGCCCGGACCCAGAGCCTGGACAGAAAGGGCTTCTCTATTCTAAGACCTGTGACCAGTCCCAGGGAAGAGCTCTGACAGGCCTTGCTTCATCCCCACGGGTTAGTTGGCACTGCTATCCATAGCCCCACCGAAACACTTGGCTTGGGAGGATGGGGCAGTTCTCCGGAAGTTGAGGTGCTGGTACCAAATAAAAGCAGGACAGATGTCTGCTGTAGACGACTCCTAAGACGAGTTACATTTCtataaatggaaatttttcaCATAATTCTGAGGAACCTCTCGTGCTGTGTGCATAAGGATGCTAGTCACTTTGTGTGGTAGTGATGCTAAATCACATCGACTGTGTGCTTctgcaggtggaggaggaaaTCGTCACCCTGCGCCAGGTGCTGGCGGCCAAGGAGAGGCACTGCGGGGAGCTGAGACGGAAGCTGGGCCTCTCCGCCCTGGAGGGCCTGAAGCAGAACCTGTCCAGGGGCTGGCACGACGTGCAGGTCTCCAGCGCGTGAGTACCTGCTCAGCTGTGTCCAGGGCGTTGAGTTCTTAGAAGGTGGCCATACTAGATAGTCGTCCAAGCAGAAATTGACAGGAAGAGTATGTTTTGGGTCTAAATTTGAGAAAACGCTAATTAGGCACTCAGTGAGACTGACTTGCCTGTGGTCCCTGTAGCCCAGTGTCTGCTGAAGTGGACATGAGTCCTTCTCATGAGCGTGATGTCACAGCCCCAGGACCTTTGACCCAGATGTGACTCAGCTCTCTGAATTTGGGGAGTGCGGCTCTGTGGCTCCTCTGACACATATCCtctgaggtggggggtgggaagtgTTCCCCCGTCCAAGAAACCACGTCCCCacagaaatatcaaattaaaTTTCATACATCTCCCTGTGAAAAGCCCATTTTGTGCCTAGGAAGTTGTAGGTTTTGAATCCCAGAAGGTGACTGTCAGAGTAGTGTTTTGGGGCCACGGGCTGTGCCCCCTTACTCCCCAGGAGCCAGCTTAACATCAGATGGCCAGGTGCTCCCTTGGCCTGTTGGGAAGAGGGCTGGTCAGCTCTACCCAGGCCTCGCCTGGGCCTGCAGAGAGGTGCtgggcggcagcagcggcggcggccctTGTCTCAGCAGGCTGCGGGTGCAGTCTTCCTGCTGGCTGGtccttctctgttttccctgGAATTTCCCTGCAGGTCAAGACCTGAGTTGAAACAggttttctaaataatttaccGCAGACTTTCTGTTTTTAGCTATGTGAAAACTTCTGAGAAACTTGGAGAGTGGAATGAGAAAGTGACGCAGTCGGACCTGTGAGTGCCTTTGCCACCAGcacgcccctcccctcccccaacactcctCTTAGGGACAGGGGGCTGTGCACACTTGGCACAAACCTTGTTTTGGTGTTTTCCTGgctgttttatttgtaatacAAAATTTCTCCTCTGAAACACAAATGAAactattctttcagcttttctggaGTAGGGTGCAGACGCTGAGGGAAGTTCTTTCAGCCACCAGACCACACTGATAAGTCCCCTCTGTCTGACACGTGTCCCTCAGATAAGAGGCCTGGGCTGGACTGGGGTGGCACCTCTGGCTGGTGGCTACACCTTGGGCGCCACCtggactcccccccccccaccccaagactgGCCCCAGCCATGTGTTCTCAGATCTTCACCTGCACTTCAGGGTGGGTcatgctggggtgggtggggtgcgGTGCAGGCCGTGCTGGTGAGATCTTGAAATAGGTCCTTTGGTCTGAGAGGCATGGAGCTATGGGCCACACAGAAGATGAGCCGAGTGCGAAATTCTCGTGGAAAGTGTCTGTCAGAGCTTGGGTCCCACGTGCCTCCTGATGTTCTGTTGAGATCCTTGAGTGAGTTAATAGCACTTCCTTTACCTTTGCTCCAACCTGACCAGTGTTTTAAAGCAGTCGATTACTGGGATTTTTCCGTCTTGTTTATAAGGAAGTGCTGTCGTGGTTGCTGGAGAACATGGGCAGAAAGTCCTTCCGTGTTGGGCCGAAAGGAAATGGTTGCTACCAGCCTGTCTTAGAGGTGCTGGAAGCTGGGTTGGCTGGCTATGCAAGTGGAGCCTTTGCAGCCTGGGGTCACCAGGGGAGCCGGGCACTGGGTGGGTCGGCGGTTGGAGTTTTATGCTGTTTGCTTGGCCTGGTGGGACAGCTGTTCCTTGCAGGCAGGCTCACAGTGCAGTCgagctgaaaataattttaggagACCGTAGTGCTGTTCTGTAAAACCAGCTTATGTGAAGCTGCTGGGATACTGTTCCACGTCATCAGGGTTGTGACTCCTCCAGAAGAAACCTGTGGCtctggtgtgtgcgtgtgttggcCCTTTCTGAGCACTTCGCCAGGCAGTGGCCATTCCCATGAGGTCTCAGCCCCGATTCTATTGGAGTTGTCAGAGCTGGAGGCCTTTCTGCAGCAACAGCCCACACGAGAACAACACAGCTCGGGATAGGGTTGCTGAAAACAGCTGCTCTGCGGCCCTGAGGGTGGCTGGTTGGTGCCTCTGCAGTGGTGGCCACAGGACCCTGCCCACACGATTACTGCCAAGGGCCTCTGCCAGGGAAGGTGCAACCGGAAGGAAGGGCCCTGGCTTTCTGGTGGAGGTTGTAGACTCCTTTAGCCCAGCTCGGCCCGAAGGGGAGGAAGCCAGGCTGTGTGCAGCCCTGGTGCTTCGCTCCAGTGACGCAGTTAATGCTCACGAAACTTCTTCCCTCCACCAACTACTTTTGATTCAGCAGCCGTGCTCTGTTGTGGGGTGGTCACCAAATGGGATCCTTTTTATAGGTAGATCATAGCTAAAAGCATGCCTGGAGTGGACACCGATAAATTCCACAGTCACTTGTTGGCACATTCTTTGGTCTCAGGTGACAGGAAGCACAGCTCCAGATGATAGTATTGGCTGGGGGGGAGCAGTGCCTGGCCTGGCGAGAAGCCCCTGCTCCAGGCCTGCCTGAACAGGGCTCCGACCAGTGCTCCATCGCCCCTCCTTCCGCTTGCCCCTCTGTGTGTGGGGGTGCCTAGTGGGACGGGACTGTATCTTCCCAGCCTGCAGCCCCACCGCAAAATGGCCCGGTGTGGGCCTCACTGGATGTTCACTGTGGTCTGGGAGTTGTAACCTCTGACCAGTCAGATTGGGATCACATGCCCACccaagtgggaggtggggaaagccCCCCAAAGGAAGATCCAGTAGGTGCAGCTAGCAGATGCTTCACACTGACTGTCATGCCCACCGATAGTCGGGGGGGGGGTCTGTTACCCTAAAAGGTGGAAGTAATTCCCAGAGGAGCTCTGGCCAGGGGAGCACGGCCTGGTGCCCTCAGCACGAATGGGGCCGAGTTACCTGGACACAGACACTGTTTCTGCCCTAGTTTGGAGGTTCCTGTTTCTGAAGGAGGCACTTGTGACACTTTGTTTCCATATCCCAGAAATGCTGAGGGCTGTGCCATGTGGGAAAGTGGCCCCCAGCGAGTACCTCTCCTGTTGGGGATTGGGTGCCTAGGCCCTTTTGGGTCACCTTCTGGATGCTCCTCGTCACCAAGGACTTTTCTCTGTGACGTGTTTCCCAAGCTTGGTCATGTGGGCCCAGACAGAGATTCTCtaaggatttttctttaaatcttttgctTCAGACTGTTCCACTTCAACAAACCACAGAGTGTTCACAAGATCTTATGTGTTTATTGTTTTGGGGAAAACTGGGCTTGGAGACGTGTTTGGAGTTTCTGTTCCTGAATCCCAATATCACGTATCATTAGTCACCTTGCACTTGGTGTTGTGGAAACCATGATGTGGCTCCAGGTGCGCCGAAGGCTGTTTCTTGCAGGTGATCTTGACTCCCTTTGACATGAAAGCAGTTCAtcagcccagcccccagggttGGGGTTGGGAGGCTCAAGCAGGCACTGCAGGTTAGGGGCCCCGCAGAAGGTTCTAGAGCCTTTCTTTGGCAGGCTGTGTTGTGGGGAATGTGCTGGTGCACCTGCCCAAGGTGCTCCTCCACCTCTGTTGCCACAGTCTTACTAGGCCCTGAGACAGGCCGTGGTGGAGGTGGCAGTTCTGGGTGAAGGTGCCTTCCGGGCACAGTCTGGATGGAAGCCGTCTGAAAGCAGGCGTGGACTTCGGGTTTCAGTGAGAGTCAGCCATGGCCTAGAATGGACCCTACAACTCTGCCCAGGTGGTCCCATCTGGGCCCTGGCTGTGCAGATATCTGGGTTGCTGTGCAGGTGGTTGGAGTTCGAGTTCCGTGATAGTTATCAGACTATCCCAGGGGAAGGAATTTCTGGAAGTCAGATTTTTCTAAAGCCTGGATTCAGAATTAGACGTCCTAATGGCTGTTGGATTTAGGAAATCCCGAAGCAAGTTTTTCAGTAAGGattttagaagttattttctCCCCATTATTCCAAAATTACTGACTTTCCTGGAAACTAAGATAAACTCAGCGACTGAGTGACTTCAGGACATTCCAGACTCTTGCTGGGAAGCAGCACAGGTTTTGAGTCCTGGGCCCTGCTGAGCAGCAGACAGTCCGAGGCCCCGCTGTGCTACGAGCCCACTGCTGAAGGGAGGGAGGCCCTTGGGGGTACTTGGGCTGGGTCATCCCCACAGGAGGGGGCCCGCAGGGCGCAAGATGGGAGGAGGGCCCCCAGCAGGCGtcagtgggtggtgggtgggaaggagggggtgagaagccctgctgctgctgcgcTGCTGCTTGGCCCAGCCCCCCGGGACCGGGACGGGTGGCCCCTGCATGGCCAGAGTAGGCTGGCATCTCAGGAGCCCTGCCGTCTCGAGCCATTGTTGCTTCAGGGTTGCCAGGTTGGCCAGAAAGGAGCTCTGGGGTTCCACTGCTGTGTCTTTCGCTTATGGTGGTAGCTGGTTGCGGGCTGCTGGCTCAAGGTTTCCTTGCTGTCCCTGTGGCTGAGGCACACTGCCTGTGCTGGTCCCGCCGCCGTTGAGGTCACAAGCCATCTTGTGTGGATGGTTGGGGCAGGATGGCATGGAACAGGTGGTCTCTGCTGTGAGCCCAGACCACCCCCTTGCACCGAGAACAGTGGCGTGAGGTGGAGGTAGGTTTCCCCAGATCTCCGAGGACGTTGTGCggacagtgctggaggctggaggggcttCTGGGGTATGAGAGGGCCAGCACACCACAGACCGCACACAGCGCGCCCCCGTGGGTGTGGCTGAGCTCTTCTCCCCTCAGGGGACTTGTCTGCTCTGCTGCCCAGGGCCTCGGGCTCTGTGGGAGGACCGGAGAGCTGGGAGAAGTGAGTTTCCGAAGAGATGGAGGAGAGCCTGGGCTACAGGGTTGTCGTGACCTGGCAGTGTCACTTCTGTCCTTGACGCATGTCCCCCGGGTCCCTGAGACTGGATGCGTGCCCGTCCCCGGTGTCCAAGCTGACTCACTACCCCTCCTCTCTGGGTGCCTCGTCCTTAGTGTTTgggctgtggctgcgccctgtGTCTGGTTGGCTTAATCGGTGTTTCTCTTCCAGCTACAAGAAGACTCAGGAAACTCTCTCTCAGGCGGGACAGAAGACGTCAGCTGCCCTGTCCACCATGAGCTCTGCCATCAGCAGGAAGCTCGGAGACATGAGGTGAGACTCCTGGCCTGGCAGCTCTGCCCTGGGACCTGTGCTGGTTGGGTGAGATGTTTGGGGTCTTATCCACTGGAGCATCTGCAGGAAGCCTGCCGGGGCCCCGGGGCTCAGATGAGCGTGCCCCGGGCCTCTCAGCACCCGCAGATGTGGCCACACCGGCTTCAAACCAGTGGTTCGCAGACCCTTGTTTTCTACCTACTCTGCCATTTCTGTTTCTCAAGGTGGGGGGGTGGGCGGTCCCTGGTGTCTTTGGGTAACTTCGGTGTTGCGATTGGTGAAGGCGATGCGTCTGATTGAAGTTTCACAGAGAGAAGATGACTGGAGGCCGGGGGTGGGTGGTCGGTGTTGGCCGGTGGAGCAGCAGTGAGGACACTCCAGGCCAAGTCGGTGTTTGTCAAGGTGTTTGCCTGACCTGCCCTCAGAGAGTGTGCACACTAGGGCCTCAGACTGAGTGTCCTTTCCTGGGAGCTGGCGAGACCCTCTTGGCTGCCTGAGCACCTcctgagcagggcctgggggtcagggagtGCCCACCCCCGGCCTGATGGACACGCCTGCTCCAAGGCAGGGTTCGCCCTGCttttcctgctctgggctccatGGCTGCATCTGCAGGGCCTCCCGAAGCCAGAAGCCAGGGCGTGAGTCCTGGCGCAGCTTCTTTCTCACTGTGCCCTCAGGAGGGCCTCCCTCAGGGTTGCTGGGATGAACTGGTGAGTGACAGCGCGTGGTGCAGGTCGTCACCATCACCAGCACCCGGGACTTGGCCCCCGGGTACCACTGCCCCGCCTGCCCTGGCCCTTGACCCATGCTCGGGACCAGTCCCCTCACTTACGAGTTTGAAGGAATGCCTCCCTGtggcccccaccccatcctgaggCTCCTGTCTCCTCAAAGCTGAGAACCCCATGGTGTTGCCTGCGGGCTTGGCGTTGGGGGTCTACCCAGCCTTGACCTCTTGCCTCTTACCGTTAGGTGGGCCCCCTTCCTGCCTGCTTGGTTAGGCATGTCCCTGCCTTACAGGCCTACAGTTGCCTTGGCCTCAGGGTGGGAGCTCTGCCCTGGCCCTCCGAGCCCTGGGCCCCTAGCCAAGCAGAGGGCAGCCTGGGCCCAGAGCCGCACTCACCTTTTATCTTTGTTTGTGTCATTACCCATCTCCTCTCTCACACccccagctttttattttgaacaatttcAGACCTTTGGAGAAGCTGAACACTCAGTAGGCAGTCTGTGTCTAAGGAGCGTGCCCCCCTCTGGGGGGCCCTGTGGGTCACCCTGCAGATGCAGGCCTTGCCCACTGTGGCTGTGATTTGGGCACAAGAGGCCCCCAAGCTGTGGCTCTGCGCCAGCAGCAAGGAGGGTCTGTGGGACTGCGCCCGCAGGTGTCGCCCTGGTCTGCTCGCACGTGACTGTGGGTGTGACCCTGTAACAAGTCACTGGACATTAGCCTCCTGAGTCGGGCTGCGGAAGAGCTGGTGATAGGCTGATCACACGCCGCTGGTAGCCTGGCCAAGCTCCTAGGGGCTGCCGCAGAGGGAGCGGGCACTCCTGGCTGTGCCTGCTCTCTCCCCAGAGCGTGGGCTGGTGCCAGGGAGTTTGAAGGAGGCAACACATCTGCTGTGCTCAAGTCACATCCTCTCCTGGGAACGTCCTCACACAGTTTTGAGTGTGTTCAGAGTGCTCTGGGTGGAAATCAGGCAAGAGGGCAGAGCCCTTGCTGCGAGTCATGGTGGCCATCTCGATGGGGCGTTCACACAGGCTGCTTTTCCCTGGGAGGACAGTGATGTGACCCTTGTTCTGTCTGCTCCTCTGCCCCCGAGCTCCCCTCAGAACCGGCTTGGCTGCTGACCCAGGACACTGAGCCGCAGGTCCCGTGCCCACCAGCCAAGGCAAGGGACCTGGTCGCGTTCACAGCGCCTGGAGCAGTCATCCTCTTTGCAGGGGTCTCGCCCCAGGGACTCTCGTCTGCCATTGGTTTTGTTCTCTTGTGTCTTCAGGGGAGCCGTGAACACAGGCGTCTCAGGGTTCTTGGTGTATCCTCTCACGTGTTCCTGTGGTCTCACCATGCGGTCTCATGTGGTTTCTCAGGTCTCATGAGATCCATTGGCCCCCATGGTTTAGAGCTCATGGCCGACAGAGTTCACCACTCCTTGAGAAGGCAAATCAGTCTCAGGGAGATTTCCGTCATGAGTTCAGGATTGGGTGATACCCTGTGGGCTACTGCATCAAGATGTTTGGGGCCAGGTCCTGCTAGACACCCCACACCAGCTGGAGCGGCCCTGGTCTGAGGCTTTTTACATCCCCTGGGGTGTGAGGTGGTGGGAGTGGAGCAGGGACCTGGATTGGGGTCAAAGGCTGGGTTAATGCAGGGTCGGGCCTCCGTCCTGCCGGGTGACCTTTGACAGGACGcatgcttccttctcccactgaGAGGAGCAGGAGCTGCAGCCCACCTGAGTGGTGTAGGCACAGCAGGCCATGTAACTGTCAGTCCTGAAGTGACTGCTGTGTTGTGCCCCTGATCCCGTGCCAGCAGCAGCCCTTGGACACACTTGGGTTTCTAGGGTGGCTTCTGTCATCCCAGGTGATGGTGCAAGAAGTGCTGGGCCCAGGGGCGTCCCAGGCCCCTCTGCAGGGTGGTCTGCTCTGGCCTGTCTCCCATCCCCGCTCtgctcacctctctgggcttctctcCTCCAGCCTGCGCCCGGGCTCGGGTCCCTCATGTGGGACTGCATCCCGGAGGGCAGGGCGCCTGCCAGTCATGCCCACGAGGGAGCGACGGCCTCTCGGGGGTGGGACGTGGGGAGATGTCCTGTCCCTAGTGATGTGAGGTCCCTGGGGTCCCTAGCAGAGGGGCCGGGGCAGGATGGGGCTCCCTTCCTAACgctgcatttcttctttcctgctgcTGCCGCCTTTCAGGGCTCGGCCGTTCTCACACTCCTTTAGGTAAGACTGACGCTGGACACACCTGGGGAAGGCTTTTCTCTGACTCCGGGCAGGGTTGGTCCTGGCTGGCCTGTGGGAGGctgtgctgggggaggtggggaggggcccagcaCAGAGAGGCGCCCAGGAGTCATCAGCAGTGAGATGGAAGCAGGGCTGCTCCCCAGGCTCATGGATGGCACTGTCACCCGCCCACTCTGACCCAGCTTCACAGAGGGTGTCCATCAGCCTACACCTGAGTTTATTCCTGAAAGGGGGCGTGTTTGCATGGGAGGGGGTCCTGCTGACCCTCTCGCTGctgtgctctcccctcccccttctccccaggaaGCAGTCCTGCCCCCTAGAGTTGAGTTGGTCTCACTTCCTGCTGAGGCCCCTTTCTGCCCCGGGCGTGTGGGACCCAGTCTGACCACCTCCCGAGCAGCCCTCGAGCGGCCTGGACTGCTCTCGCAGGCAGCACCAGCGCTCTTCCAGCTTGGAGGTCTGGAACCCAGGCCAGAACAGCCATGACTTTACTGTTCTCCCTTGACCTGGCGGTTTCTCTTTAGCTTGCTGGAAGGCACGTGAGGACACCTGACAGCTCGCGGCACCAAAGTGTTGGTCGCGCCCGGGTTTAGGTCCTCTCAGTTCCACTGTTTCAGCGCCCCTCAGCGGTGTCACACTTCCGGGGCCACGAGTGGACCACCTTGGGTCCAGTTTTCCTTGGGTGAGGGCGGCCTCGCAAGGCTTCTTTGTAGTGGCCGGGGCTTTTTTCAGCCGCGCGGGCAGTGGGGGCAGCTCTCTGCCAGAGCAGGGCCGGCGGGCCGCCTCAAGATAACTCTCCTTCTCTGCTCCCGCCATGCTTCCGAGCAGCAGCGCCTCCATCCGCCACTCCATAAGCATGCCGGCCATGAGGTAATGTGTGTCCAACTCCTGAGCCCAGGCAGCCAGTGGAAGCCAGGGGAGCCAGGGTGGCGGGGGTCTCCTTCTGGTCCGCTTCCCACTCCCTGAACCCCTTCCGGCCTCCTCTCGGCTGAGGCCTGGGGACGACCCCTTCCAGGTTGAAGAGCTTGTGGAGATGAGGTTGAGAGGAACCATTGTGCCAGGCTGGACTCCACCTGGAACTTTCTAGGGCCAGCCTTGGGGTCGGgccagggaggagcagagaggctTGCACACAGGCCCCTCCCAGGAGCCTTAAGGTGTCTCCACGCCTTTTGTGAAAACTGTTTGGTCTGTATGTGGAGAACACCCAGAGCTGTAGCTGGTTTCTCCTTGAAGTCCCCACCCATGTTCTCCCCTGCTCCAGTGAAGCCTGGGTCTTTACAGAGTTCCCGTCCCTGTTACAGGGGAACCTGCTGCGACGCTGTGCCCCAGAGCCAGCTGGGGGTCCTTGTCAGGCTGCCCCTAGAggtctggagggcagggaggctctGAACCATTGAGGGGAGCTGGTTATATGAGAGGTTGCTGGGAGCGACTGGGGCTGGCCTGCtttttcctctgtctccttctcacTCTGCTCCCAGCATTGTCCTTGGTTTCCCCTTTGCTTGACTTCCGTGAGAGGAACACGTGGGACTTTTCATTACCCCAGTATGTGTGCATCTAGGGCACAGCATAAACAAGCCTGGCAGCCCACCTGCTGCCCAGTCGGGTCTGCAGTTCACCCACGAGAAGTCTGGGTTTCACCGGCTGGTGGCCTGCAGATCTTCTGTCCTGCAGTT contains:
- the TPD52L2 gene encoding tumor protein D54 isoform X2 — encoded protein: MDSAGQDINLNSPNKGLLSDSMTDVPVDTAVAAQAPAVQGLTEAEEEELRAELAKVEEEIVTLRQVLAAKERHCGELRRKLGLSALEGLKQNLSRGWHDVQVSSAYVKTSEKLGEWNEKVTQSDLYKKTQETLSQAGQKTSAALSTMSSAISRKLGDMRARPFSHSFRNSATFKSFEDRVGTIKSKVVGGRENGSDNLPSPSGSGEKPLPDHTPF
- the TPD52L2 gene encoding tumor protein D54 isoform X6, which translates into the protein MDSAGQDINLNSPNKGLLSDSMTDVPVDTAVAAQAPAVQGLTEAEEEELRAELAKVEEEIVTLRQVLAAKERHCGELRRKLGLSALEGLKQNLSRGWHDVQVSSAYVKTSEKLGEWNEKVTQSDLYKKTQETLSQAGQKTSAALSTMSSAISRKLGDMRARPFSHSFSSASIRHSISMPAMRNSATFKSFEDRVGTIKSKVVGGRENGSDNLPSPSGSGEKPLPDHTPF
- the TPD52L2 gene encoding tumor protein D54 isoform X4 codes for the protein MDSAGQDINLNSPNKGLLSDSMTDVPVDTAVAAQAPAVQGLTEAEEEELRAELAKVEEEIVTLRQVLAAKERHCGELRRKLGLSALEGLKQNLSRGWHDVQVSSAYVKTSEKLGEWNEKVTQSDLYKKTQETLSQAGQKTSAALSTMSSAISRKLGDMRNSATFKSFEDRVGTIKSKVVGGRENGSDNLPSPSGSGEKPLPDHTPF
- the TPD52L2 gene encoding tumor protein D54 isoform X5, whose translation is MLIFCRPFDINLNSPNKGLLSDSMTDVPVDTAVAAQAPAVQGLTEAEEEELRAELAKVEEEIVTLRQVLAAKERHCGELRRKLGLSALEGLKQNLSRGWHDVQVSSAYVKTSEKLGEWNEKVTQSDLYKKTQETLSQAGQKTSAALSTMSSAISRKLGDMRARPFSHSFSSASIRHSISMPAMR
- the TPD52L2 gene encoding tumor protein D54 isoform X3 — its product is MLIFCRPFDINLNSPNKGLLSDSMTDVPVDTAVAAQAPAVQGLTEAEEEELRAELAKVEEEIVTLRQVLAAKERHCGELRRKLGLSALEGLKQNLSRGWHDVQVSSAYVKTSEKLGEWNEKVTQSDLYKKTQETLSQAGQKTSAALSTMSSAISRKLGDMRNSATFKSFEDRVGTIKSKVVGGRENGSDNLPSPSGSGEKPLPDHTPF
- the TPD52L2 gene encoding tumor protein D54 isoform X1 — translated: MLIFCRPFDINLNSPNKGLLSDSMTDVPVDTAVAAQAPAVQGLTEAEEEELRAELAKVEEEIVTLRQVLAAKERHCGELRRKLGLSALEGLKQNLSRGWHDVQVSSAYVKTSEKLGEWNEKVTQSDLYKKTQETLSQAGQKTSAALSTMSSAISRKLGDMRARPFSHSFRNSATFKSFEDRVGTIKSKVVGGRENGSDNLPSPSGSGEKPLPDHTPF
- the TPD52L2 gene encoding tumor protein D54 isoform X7, producing the protein MDSAGQDINLNSPNKGLLSDSMTDVPVDTAVAAQAPAVQGLTEAEEEELRAELAKVEEEIVTLRQVLAAKERHCGELRRKLGLSALEGLKQNLSRGWHDVQVSSAYVKTSEKLGEWNEKVTQSDLYKKTQETLSQAGQKTSAALSTMSSAISRKLGDMSPRLSVAERMAVTTFPPRLGVVKNPCPITRPSKPIEALPGPRTSTPSLPQLQLRSAGQPAKPWRMHRTSFEDNLASTWGRGRCAHMG